gatgttttccgccacactcaacaatttttcagttatctggtggcgcccagttttttattgatggaagagagaacccagttacaatgtacctcggaagagaccaccgaccttccgaaagtaaactgggaaactttctcacttaccgacgcgagcgggatgccggtaagtgagaaagtttcccagtttactttcgtaagtttggtggtctcttcccagcgaccttccgaaagtaaactgggattttattttatggaatttacatacttatacggtaagtaatgcagcactgatagtgatacagagttggtttaatagtcaactaacttatttgagtcgaacagcagtgtcacctaattaattgctagaaccgatcaaagctgaaagtaaatttccagacatgaattatgaaggactgctcctagattcggtgaaggtgtcagtccaaatattctgCCGAGCCGAATTTCAACCGAGATTAATTTTCCTCAAATTTAGAAAGCCTTATATAGAGCAAAAATCCAGTGACCTTAGCAGTATACTTAGTAAAGTACTaaagattatacatgtattttgtattcgGGATATCATGTGAACAAATTTCCATAAACGTAAAACACAACCCTATAACATTTCCGATATCAATGTTAAAACAGTTGTTAAAAAAGCAAACTATTCTTCTCAGCAGATACTAATCGGTATCCAGGTCCAATCAAGGGTGCACGGGGATTTACTCCGGGCTGCAGTACTCCATAAACCCTGAGGCCGAATGGTGCATGGAATGCAACCCAGAGTAAATGTCTGTACACCATTGATTGTGTCTGGATTACGAATTCATTTACTATGTAAGCAAATAAATTTTGTCATCCAGGTCCATTCATGTGTGGTTGACAAATAATACTATCTATTTCCCTGATTTAAAATAGGATAATATGTGAGGTATTCTTCGTATTGTACAAGGTGCTTCAAAATAAGCAAAAAGCCAACATCTCTAATCAAGAATCATGAAATCTGCGAAATTCACGATTAAAGAGATGATGCATTCTGACGTTACAAtatttacaccccccccccccggcttGAAAAGGATGTATCAAAATTTACTCTTGGTTTGTTAACCAATCAAAACTCGTATTACAAGTCACATAGAGAATAAATGTCTCAACTCTTCATACACGACAAAACGTTGGTAGGTTTGAAATCGTGAAATCTCTTTCATAACCTCcacttatacatgtacgtaacaaGACGATAATTTTTCTGGTTTTTAGATAGTTGTACAGTAGGATTTGGTTCAAGCCATTCAATGTCTCAGGCGTCTTCACGATGTAGTTTGCACTGGGAATCGATCTCTGGAGATGAAAACTATAATAGCACTTTCGCCGACTCCGATTCTGAAACAGATCCCGAAAATGAATTTGCTACTTCTAGATATGAAAAAAGTTGCCAGCTTTATGCTAGTAATGAGGGAAAACGTAGGATTTTGCGGCAAGACATCATGCAGTATGGACTTGAGCTTTCAAATGCAGATGACTTCAAAGAAAAGGAAGATAAAAAACCGTTTTATGATGAAATGTTTCCAGTAGACAGCTtagaaaagaaattgaaatccaATCCACATCAGTATAAGCGCTGCAGGTTTAATGTTATGAATTCCCATGAATCTGTATGCAAGATTCTCGACCAGCCCGACATAGATGACCTAGAGGAAATTAAAATATCAGGGAGATCTAAAGCTGGAAAAGCGTTTGATGGCGACATTGTTCTTGTGGAAGTATACAGTTATAGAAAGTACGGACAGGAATTTATTGGTCGGTATCAGCGGGACATTAATAGAAACAACAAATTGCGCAAGATTTATGGCAAAGTAATCGGCATCTTTGAAAGGAAGAGAGCAAAAGACATAACGCACCCGGTTTTTGTCTGTGTTTTGGACGAAACCTCGAACTTTCTTATGAGACCAGTATGTAAAACTATTCCAAAGCTAAACATTCTCCACAATTTCAAAGATCCAAACGTCATTCTTGTCCATAAGTACGACCCACAATCTTCCTGTATCAAATTTCAGTatcaattcaagattgatttgaaaaatatcaggAACTTCACTTTCCTAGTCGTTTTTCTCAGATGGACCGATTGTCACCCTTATCCATTAGCTGCAGTCATCAAAGTCGTTAAAATCGAAGAAAGTCGATCATCTGCACTTCAAAATCTTCTACTTCAACACCAAGTGCCAAAATACTACCAGGAAGATACTGTCACGGAGACTGAAAGAAAAGTTCAGGAATTTGACCCAGAGGAAGTAAAACGCGACAGAGATAGGGAAGACTTGACAGCTCTGCAAGTGTTCACCATTGATCCTAGAAATTCGAAAGATCTCGACGATGCATTAAGCATTGAAAAAGTAGGTGAAAACTATCGTATAGGTGTTCATATTGCGGACGTAGGCGCTGTCATCAGTAAAGGTGATGCGATGGATTTGGAGGCTCAGAATAGAGTCTGTACATTTTACCCTGGAGGAGACATCAACCCCTACCACATGTTTCCTGAACCATTCAGCACCGATATATGCAGCTTGCTTCCGGGCGTTCCTAGACCAGCAATTACGGTTTTCTTTACAATGAACAAACGAGGGATAATGGTGAAAAATTTTGAAGTAAAGAAAACTGTCGTTAAGTCTTCACAACAATTCACATATGAAGAAGTGCAGAAGATTATAGAGAATGATACCCCCAGTGAAAAATTGCATAACGACGTTTTATTGCTGTTCAAATTAGCAATGATGATCCGAATCGCACGAATACAAACAGCTATATTTTCTCTACCAATTGAAGGTAAGCTGAATGAAACGAAGACATCCTTATCGAGTTCCAGAGAAGCACACTATCTTGTTGAAGAATTCATGATTTTAGCTAATGTAGCTGTTGCACAGTTTTTGAAAGGGATATTCCCGGAGGTGGTACCTATGCGTTGTCAGGAGGCACCATCCAGAGAAATGGTAGAAAAATGGATAAATGAAAACAGTCCAGTCCTTAACATGGTGCTGGGATTGCAAGGCATTCATCCACAAAGAGACCAAGAGAGCATAGGGTTACATCAAATCAGCAATGTCCTGAGATACATATATGTCATGCCAATTCAGAAATGGGTGTTTAAAATGATGATGGAGTGTTTTAGCAACAACGATCTGGATAAAATAGAAAAGCTCATTTGCACAGATGAACTTCATCCAATGCAATGCTTGGCTTTAGAAGAATGGAAATCATTCCAAGAAACTGCTTTCTACAAATGTAGCAGTGCAACCAGAGCGTCAGAGGAAATGATCCATTTCTCGCTGAAAATGaacttttatgtacattttacatCACCTATTCGAAGATATCCTGATGTAGTAATCAATCGACTTGTTCATGCAGCTCTGGAAAATACAGAAAGTCCTTATTCAGCTGAGGATGTGACAGATATTTGTGAAGGATGCAATAAAGGCATTCGGAGAGCAAAACTATTCCAAAAACAATGTCAAATGATGATTTGGGGATTTCAGTTGAAAAAGACGCCTAAAGTCTTACATGCCATTGTCAGAGAACTCGCAGACAAATCAGTATCAATAGTAATTCCTGGTTTAAGATCGCTGCCAGTCTATTGCAAAGAGCTACCATTGAATCTACTACAATTGTCTGAAAAGCCGAAAACTACAACTCGCCACGAACATGAATATTTAGAACTCCAATGGATAAAACGACTTTATGATGTGACGGGAAAACCGAAGGCAAGTTGGAAAAGGTTATCATATAGGGAAAAAGAAACATTCTGTAAAAAGATTAATCCaaacttaaaatcaaaattcatcaAGCAGGAAACTTGGAAGGTGTTTTTATCGGGAGTCATCAAACATAAACTACCGGAGCTACGAGAATATCTGCTTGCTGGTGGTTTGGAGGACTTGTGTTTGGACAGAGACGGGTATAATTATGTTGACGGGTGTCATGAAACAGTGTTTGATCACAGCTCTGAAGTCGAAAGTGGAAACGTTATCAAACAAGGATGTGAATATAGTATGACATTCACAAGAGGGCAAATCGTTTGCGTTCAGCTTTCGGCAGAACCACAGAAGGGAATACTTTCTCCGTCACTGCAGTTGTACGATATGACTGCAAGCATCAAGTATTGTCTTCAGCATACTCGTGACCCGATCAAATTTCTCTCCACATATTCCTCTCTGAAACCATACAAAACGTATTCTTCTCCAAAGAAATATTTAAGTACATGGCTGCCGCTGATGGAAATGGAGGCAGTAACGTCTGCAATAGATGATGATTCAGTTTCCATCAATAATGTTCAAGTCACGTTTGATTCAAAACGTTCAgggtattttattataccgcaAAGCTTTACCGATCAAAGAGATATAGACTTCaatgtcatatccgaaagacttgTCATAAGAGGAGAAG
This genomic window from Ostrea edulis chromosome 4, xbOstEdul1.1, whole genome shotgun sequence contains:
- the LOC125671732 gene encoding helicase with zinc finger domain 2-like isoform X2 — its product is MPGKRKRGVKNPFRHTSNSCTVGFGSSHSMSQASSRCSLHWESISGDENYNSTFADSDSETDPENEFATSRYEKSCQLYASNEGKRRILRQDIMQYGLELSNADDFKEKEDKKPFYDEMFPVDSLEKKLKSNPHQYKRCRFNVMNSHESVCKILDQPDIDDLEEIKISGRSKAGKAFDGDIVLVEVYSYRKYGQEFIGRYQRDINRNNKLRKIYGKVIGIFERKRAKDITHPVFVCVLDETSNFLMRPVCKTIPKLNILHNFKDPNVILVHKYDPQSSCIKFQYQFKIDLKNIRNFTFLVVFLRWTDCHPYPLAAVIKVVKIEESRSSALQNLLLQHQVPKYYQEDTVTETERKVQEFDPEEVKRDRDREDLTALQVFTIDPRNSKDLDDALSIEKVGENYRIGVHIADVGAVISKGDAMDLEAQNRVCTFYPGGDINPYHMFPEPFSTDICSLLPGVPRPAITVFFTMNKRGIMVKNFEVKKTVVKSSQQFTYEEVQKIIENDTPSEKLHNDVLLLFKLAMMIRIARIQTAIFSLPIEGKLNETKTSLSSSREAHYLVEEFMILANVAVAQFLKGIFPEVVPMRCQEAPSREMVEKWINENSPVLNMVLGLQGIHPQRDQESIGLHQISNVLRYIYVMPIQKWVFKMMMECFSNNDLDKIEKLICTDELHPMQCLALEEWKSFQETAFYKCSSATRASEEMIHFSLKMNFYVHFTSPIRRYPDVVINRLVHAALENTESPYSAEDVTDICEGCNKGIRRAKLFQKQCQMMIWGFQLKKTPKVLHAIVRELADKSVSIVIPGLRSLPVYCKELPLNLLQLSEKPKTTTRHEHEYLELQWIKRLYDVTGKPKASWKRLSYREKETFCKKINPNLKSKFIKQETWKVFLSGVIKHKLPELREYLLAGGLEDLCLDRDGYNYVDGCHETVFDHSSEVESGNVIKQGCEYSMTFTRGQIVCVQLSAEPQKGILSPSLQLYDMTASIKYCLQHTRDPIKFLSTYSSLKPYKTYSSPKKYLSTWLPLMEMEAVTSAIDDDSVSINNVQVTFDSKRSGYFIIPQSFTDQRDIDFNVISERLVIRGEDETDRQEYRNSSFLCIRSEHVLRKPVETRQYSLSNDPSDRIYYILHARITIVEKLKNMPNSGSDEEVRKKTRNVLKVKFKLHPESSDPSDEMYYNYNPSPCTVEIIAKSETDTRTEVILGCLSLSTDVAKMIALNKRGTIRLNTTYIEIASKINIEVKIPKVVPNNEFQKKAIKNALTSTFSLIHGPPGTGKTHTGIKLVYLFDKINTKMQEEGYARTHVVFCGPNNKSVDLVARWMLQTYGKECPDIVRLYGSSLENKVFPTLGKYFSKRASAKESKPDPALEEISVHNLIRLEDKPYSEDVGRFDQLFRKYDSNEYEPTLKDLKKYRKLISEATKTEIKHHHVIFCTTSVATSPRFIKALSGNIQQLIIDEAGMCTEPESIAAIISTKAKQIVLIGDHKQLQPVLKSSYAAELGLERSLFERYSDRATMLQIQYRMVCNAVLNKCFQTYLGKRGLEMGNLRQVPHPIDFIQKSVSFHRFSFTTESFRRNLHQSGIFQNL
- the LOC125671732 gene encoding helicase with zinc finger domain 2-like isoform X1, with product MPGKRKRGVKNPFRHTSNSCTVGFGSSHSMSQASSRCSLHWESISGDENYNSTFADSDSETDPENEFATSRYEKSCQLYASNEGKRRILRQDIMQYGLELSNADDFKEKEDKKPFYDEMFPVDSLEKKLKSNPHQYKRCRFNVMNSHESVCKILDQPDIDDLEEIKISGRSKAGKAFDGDIVLVEVYSYRKYGQEFIGRYQRDINRNNKLRKIYGKVIGIFERKRAKDITHPVFVCVLDETSNFLMRPVCKTIPKLNILHNFKDPNVILVHKYDPQSSCIKFQYQFKIDLKNIRNFTFLVVFLRWTDCHPYPLAAVIKVVKIEESRSSALQNLLLQHQVPKYYQEDTVTETERKVQEFDPEEVKRDRDREDLTALQVFTIDPRNSKDLDDALSIEKVGENYRIGVHIADVGAVISKGDAMDLEAQNRVCTFYPGGDINPYHMFPEPFSTDICSLLPGVPRPAITVFFTMNKRGIMVKNFEVKKTVVKSSQQFTYEEVQKIIENDTPSEKLHNDVLLLFKLAMMIRIARIQTAIFSLPIEGKLNETKTSLSSSREAHYLVEEFMILANVAVAQFLKGIFPEVVPMRCQEAPSREMVEKWINENSPVLNMVLGLQGIHPQRDQESIGLHQISNVLRYIYVMPIQKWVFKMMMECFSNNDLDKIEKLICTDELHPMQCLALEEWKSFQETAFYKCSSATRASEEMIHFSLKMNFYVHFTSPIRRYPDVVINRLVHAALENTESPYSAEDVTDICEGCNKGIRRAKLFQKQCQMMIWGFQLKKTPKVLHAIVRELADKSVSIVIPGLRSLPVYCKELPLNLLQLSEKPKTTTRHEHEYLELQWIKRLYDVTGKPKASWKRLSYREKETFCKKINPNLKSKFIKQETWKVFLSGVIKHKLPELREYLLAGGLEDLCLDRDGYNYVDGCHETVFDHSSEVESGNVIKQGCEYSMTFTRGQIVCVQLSAEPQKGILSPSLQLYDMTASIKYCLQHTRDPIKFLSTYSSLKPYKTYSSPKKYLSTWLPLMEMEAVTSAIDDDSVSINNVQVTFDSKRSGYFIIPQSFTDQRDIDFNVISERLVIRGEDETDRQEYRNSSFLCIRSEHVLRKPVETRQYSLSNDPSDRIYYILHARITIVEKLKNMPNSGSDEEVRKKTRNVLKVKFKLHPESSDPSDEMYYNYNPSPCTVEIIAKSETDTRTEVILGCLSLSTDVAKMIALNKRGTIRLNTTYIEIASKINIEVKIPKVVPNNEFQKKAIKNALTSTFSLIHGPPGTGKTHTGIKLVYLFDKINTKMQEEGYARTHVVFCGPNNKSVDLVARWMLQTYGKECPDIVRLYGSSLENKVFPTLGKYFSKRASAKESKPDPALEEISVHNLIRLEDKPYSEDVGRFDQLFRKYDSNEYEPTLKDLKKYRKLISEATKTEIKHHHVIFCTTSVATSPRFIKALSGNIQQLIIDEAGMCTEPESIAAIISTKAKQIVLIGDHKQLQPVLKSSYAAELGLERSLFERYSDRATMLQIQYRMHPKICEFPSIQFYDGKLQTESSPKWNIPKPLKLWINREKTPLVFCHIEGEEEFLTVSTLEGNEQSCSNKQEVEQVVKILKHLIQHERLDLNDKENLNIMSQYNAQCHQIRAAVSKIAEGINVNTVVASQGGEWNYVIFSTVRSLPHYRIESKPTLGWCKKSLGFISDEHQINVALTRARCGLVIIGNKHLLSCDPTWKNLIDHYARLNCVVDEDEFPRIP